The following DNA comes from Streptomyces sp. NBC_00273.
CGTAGCCGTCCGTGGTGCGCAGGGTCGCCAGGTGGTTCGCGAGGCCGCCGATGGTGGGGCCGTACGAACGCTCGTTGTCGTTGACGACGATGACCAGCGGGCGGTCCTTGGCGGCGGCGATGTTGTTCAGCGCCTCCCAGGCCATGCCACCGGTCAGCGCGCCGTCGCCGATGACGGCGGCGACGTGGTGGTCCTCGCGGCCCATCACCTCGTTGGCCTTGGCGAGGCCGTCGGCCCAGCCGAGCACGGTGGAGGCGTGCGAGTTCTCGATCACGTCGTGGTCGGACTCGGCGCGCGAGGGGTAGCCGGACAGGCCTCCCTTGAAGCGCAGGTTGCCGAAGTCCTGGCGGCCCGTGAGCAGCTTGTGGACGTAGGCCTGGTGGCCGGTGTCGAAGAGGATCTTGTCCTTGGGCGATTCGAAGACCCGGTGCAGGGCGATCGTCAGTTCGACCACGCCGAGGTTGGGGCCGAGGTGCCCGCCGGTCTTGGAGACGGCGTCGACGAGGAAGGACCTGATCTCTGCCGCGAGCTGGTCGAGCTCCTCCTGGCTGAGCCGGTCCAGATCGCGCGGTCCCTTGATGCGGGTCAGCAGCACCCGTGCCTCCTTGCAGTTGCTTGCTGGTCTGTCGAGTCTAATGTTCCGTCCCCGGCCGCGGTCATCGGGCCGTCCCGGGGGAGTCACACCTTTGTCATACATGTACGCACGGCCTGACGGCCACACATCACATACGGGCGTATACCCGTACATGAGTACCCCGTACATGCACGCACGGATGCCCGGCGCCACGAGAAGTGGCGCCGGGCACTGTGACCGGTCTTACCGCCGGACGTCACTCCGGCGCGGGGTCGGGCGCGCGATCAGGCGCGTCCGGCCGTCTTCTGGGTCTTGCGCGTCACCGAGTCGATCACCACGGTCGCCAGCAGCACCGCACCGGTGATCATGTACTGGATCGGCGTCGCAATGCCTTCCAAGGCCAGACCGTACTGGATCGAGACGATGACCATGACGCCGAGGAGGGCGTTCCAGGTGCGGCCCCGGCCACCGAAGAGGCTGGTGCCGCCGATGACGGCAGCGGCGATCACGTTCATCAGCAGGTCGCCGGCGCCGGCGCTCTGGTTGGCCGCCGCGATCTTGGAGGCCCAGAACAGGCCGCCGATCGCCGCGAAGGTGCTGGAGATCGCGAAGACCGTGATCCGGATCCGGGTGACGTTGATGCCCGCACGGCGGGAGGCCTCGACGCTGCCGCCCAGTGCGAAAACGTTTCGCCCGAAGGTCGTGCGGCGCAGCAGGAAGTCCGTGACGACCAGGGCCAGCAGGAAGAGCACCACCGCGAGCGGCAGGCCCTTGTACTGGTTGAACAGCACGGCGGGGCCGAAGGTGCACAGCGCGAGCAGGCCGGTGCGCAGCAGGATCTCGGCGAGCGGCCGGGAGGGCATCCCGGCGGCCTCGCGGCGCCTCGCGTCGAGGAAGGCCGCGAGGAAGTAGCCGGCCACCGCGAGTGCGGCCAGCCCGTAGGCGACGGCCACCTCCGAGAAGAAGTACGTGGTCAGCTGGCCGACCACGCCGTCGGAGTCGATGTTGATCGTGCCGTTGCTGCCGAGGATCTGCAGCATCGCGCCGAGCCAGAAGAGCAGGCCCGACAGGGTGACGGCGAAGGCCGGGGCGCCGACCTTGGCGAAGAAGAAGCCGTGGATGGAGCCGATCAGGGCGCCTCCGACGATGGCCGCCAGGATGGCCAGCCATTCGTTCACGCCGTGGGTGACGGCGAGGACGGCGACGATCGCACCCGAGACACCGCTGACCGAGCCGACCGAGAGGTCGATCTCGCCGAGCAGCAGCACGAAGATGATGCCGATGGCGATCATGCCCGTGCCGGTCATCGTGATCGCGATGTTGGTGAGGTTCTCCGGGGAGAGGAAGTTCGAGTTCAACCCCTGGAAGATGGACCAGATCACGATGAGACCGATGACGACCGGGAGGGAGCCCAGGTCGCCGGCCTTCATCTTGCGCTTGAACTCGCCCCAGTAGCCGGCGAGGCCCTCTTCCCTGACGAGCAGGCGGGGGTCCACGGCCGGGATCGCGTCGTGCGCGGCCGCCGGGTTGACCGGGTCGATGTGCTCCTGCTGGTCGACGGAGCCCTTGTCCAGTGGACCGGTGGCAGGGTTCTGGGTGCTCACTTGCCGGCCTCCGAGGTGCGGGCCGCCCGGCGGGTCACGGCGTTGTCCGTGGCACCGGTGATGGCGGAGATGATCTCTTCCTGCGAGGTGTCGGCGACGTTGAAGACACCGTTGTTGCGGCCCAGCCGCAGGACCGCCACCTTGTCGGCGACGGCCTTCACATCGGCCATGTTGTGGCTGATGAGGATGACGGCGTGGCCGCGCTCGCGCAGCCGCTCCACCAGGTCGAGGACCTGTGCGGTCTGCTCGACGCCGAGGGCGGCGGTGGGCTCGTCGAGGATGACGAGCTGGGGCTCGCCCAGCATGGAACGGGCGATCGCCACGGTCTGGCGCTGACCGCCGGAGAGTGACGCGATGGGGATCCGGACACTAGGGATCCGGATGGACAGGGTGGTCAGGAGCTCGCGGGCGCGCCGCTCCATCTCCACCTCGTCGAGGATGCCGTAGCTCTTGAGCTCTCGGCCGAGGAAGAGGTTGCCGACGACGTCGATGTTGTCGCACAGCGCCAGGTCCTGGTAGACCGTCGCGATGCCCAGGTTCTGGGCGTCGTGGGGCTTGCCGATGGAGACCGGGCGCCCCTCCCACTCGATGACACCTTCATCGATGGGGTGCACGCCGGCGATCGTCTTGACCAGCGTGGACTTTCCGGCACCGTTGTCGCCGACGAGGGCGACCACTTCACCGGAGTGGATCTCGAGTTCTACGTCGGTGAGGGCCTGAACGGCGCCGAACCGCTTCGAGACCCCTCGCAACGCCAGCACGGGCGCAGCGGACACATGAACCATCTCCTTCGCCGCCTGACCGGCGGGGATGTCGTGCAAAAAGAGCAGGAGCGGGACGAATGGGGGAGGAACGTTTCTGCCCGGCGCCCCGCCCGGTGGCGGGGATTGAGTGGGAGGGGCGCCGGTCAGGCACGTGGGGCCGCCTCACGGGGAGGCGACGGGGGCCGCTACTTCAGGCCGGCGGCGGCGCAAGCGGCCGCGTACTTGTCGGTGCAGATCTCGTCGACCGTGTAGACGCCGTCCTTGACGACGCTGTCCTTGATGTTGGCCTTGGTCAGCGAGATGACCGGGATCAGCACGGAGGGGACGCCCTTGGTGGTGGGGCTGTCGACCGTGGAGGTGGTGCCTTCGGGCTTCCCGCCCTTGGCGAGGGCGACCGCCATCTTCGCGGCGGCCTCGGCCTCGGGGGCGTACGGCTTGTAGACGCTCATGAACTGCTCGCCCGCGACGATGCGCTGCACACCGGCGAGTTCGGCGTCCTGGCCGGTGACCGGCGGCAGGGGGGAGACGCCGGCGGCCTTGAGGGCGGTGATGATGCCGCCGGCCATGCCGTCGTTGGCGGAGTAGACGCCGATGACCTTGTCCTTGCCGAGCGCGGAGAGCGCGGCCGCCATGTTGGTGTTGGCGTTCTCCGGCTTCCACTCGACGGTGTCGTACTCCTTGCCGACGTTCACCTTGCCGTCGAGCTCGGAGTGGGCACCGGACTTGAAGAGCTTGGCGTTCGGGTCGGTGACCGAACCGTTCATCATGACGATCTGGCCGTCCTTGGCCTTGTCGCCCAGCGCCTCGAGCAGGGCCTTGCCCTGGACCTTGCCGACCTCTTCGTTGTCGAAGGAGGTGTACGCGTCGATCGGGCCCTCGGCCAGGCGGTCGTAGGAGACGACCGGGATGCCGGCGTCCTTGGCCTTCTTGACCGAGCCGGCGATGGCCTTGGAGTCCACCGCGTCGATGATCAGGACGTCCACCTTGTTGGTGATCATCGTGTCGACCTGGGAGTTCTGCGTGGTCGCGTCCTGCTTGGCGTTGGCGTAGACGACCTCGCCCTTGCCACCGGTGAGCTCGGCGACCTTCTTCTCGATCAGCGGCTTGTCGAACTTCTCGTAACGCGCGGTCTGGTTCTCCGGCAGGAGCAGACCGACCTTGATCGCATCGCCCTTGGCGGCGCCGGAGGACG
Coding sequences within:
- a CDS encoding ATP-binding cassette domain-containing protein, with the translated sequence MVHVSAAPVLALRGVSKRFGAVQALTDVELEIHSGEVVALVGDNGAGKSTLVKTIAGVHPIDEGVIEWEGRPVSIGKPHDAQNLGIATVYQDLALCDNIDVVGNLFLGRELKSYGILDEVEMERRARELLTTLSIRIPSVRIPIASLSGGQRQTVAIARSMLGEPQLVILDEPTAALGVEQTAQVLDLVERLRERGHAVILISHNMADVKAVADKVAVLRLGRNNGVFNVADTSQEEIISAITGATDNAVTRRAARTSEAGK
- a CDS encoding sugar ABC transporter substrate-binding protein — protein: MNTRMRRAAVAVAAGAMAVSLAACGSAKEAGDTTKASSGAAKGDAIKVGLLLPENQTARYEKFDKPLIEKKVAELTGGKGEVVYANAKQDATTQNSQVDTMITNKVDVLIIDAVDSKAIAGSVKKAKDAGIPVVSYDRLAEGPIDAYTSFDNEEVGKVQGKALLEALGDKAKDGQIVMMNGSVTDPNAKLFKSGAHSELDGKVNVGKEYDTVEWKPENANTNMAAALSALGKDKVIGVYSANDGMAGGIITALKAAGVSPLPPVTGQDAELAGVQRIVAGEQFMSVYKPYAPEAEAAAKMAVALAKGGKPEGTTSTVDSPTTKGVPSVLIPVISLTKANIKDSVVKDGVYTVDEICTDKYAAACAAAGLK
- a CDS encoding sugar ABC transporter permease; its protein translation is MDKGSVDQQEHIDPVNPAAAHDAIPAVDPRLLVREEGLAGYWGEFKRKMKAGDLGSLPVVIGLIVIWSIFQGLNSNFLSPENLTNIAITMTGTGMIAIGIIFVLLLGEIDLSVGSVSGVSGAIVAVLAVTHGVNEWLAILAAIVGGALIGSIHGFFFAKVGAPAFAVTLSGLLFWLGAMLQILGSNGTINIDSDGVVGQLTTYFFSEVAVAYGLAALAVAGYFLAAFLDARRREAAGMPSRPLAEILLRTGLLALCTFGPAVLFNQYKGLPLAVVLFLLALVVTDFLLRRTTFGRNVFALGGSVEASRRAGINVTRIRITVFAISSTFAAIGGLFWASKIAAANQSAGAGDLLMNVIAAAVIGGTSLFGGRGRTWNALLGVMVIVSIQYGLALEGIATPIQYMITGAVLLATVVIDSVTRKTQKTAGRA